In Tursiops truncatus isolate mTurTru1 chromosome 19, mTurTru1.mat.Y, whole genome shotgun sequence, a genomic segment contains:
- the LOC101328175 gene encoding zinc finger protein 671-like, protein MDPALGSVTFEDVAVYFSQEEWKLLDEAQRFLYHDVMLETFALAASLGLSSSRYHVVQLELRGEPWVHDRVDMTPDRARGAQIWPGPGCWYIAENKQTPSEQNVSVEVPQINTSEADLSTLKSYPWQTCCLSLEGGLHLAEDLGTNPGQKLCGARVQFHQHTGEELFRRDVGKTFMKSHTVHASKKSFTFQESGKDFPCSSGLLQHQVTPQKDTEFVEAFHNGEKRYKCSECGKAFCRKYRLAQHQRVHTGERPYECSECGKVFRCNSNLVIHRRIHTGERPYECRECGKFFRQNAQLIVHQRIHTGAKPYECSECGKTFITKSKLIQHQRVHTGERPYECGECRKAFTYKRMLVQHQRVHTGERPYECSECGKVFRYIASLIKHRRIHTGERPYECSECGKSFRQRAHLQVHQRIHTGAKTYKCSECGKCFSQNSILTTHQRVHTGERPYKCSECGKCFSQSSTLIKHQSSHWRKTI, encoded by the exons ATGGACCCTGCACTG GGCTCTGTGACCTTTGAGGACGTGGCTGTATACTTTTCCCAGGAGGAATGGAAGCTTCTTGATGAGGCCCAGAGATTCCTGTACCACGATGTCATGCTGgagacctttgcacttgctgcgtCATTGG GACTTTCATCTTCTAGGTACCATGTTGTCCAGCTGGAGCTGAGAGGAGAACCCTGGGTACATGACAGAGTGGACATGACTCCAGACAGAGCAAGAGGGGCTCAAATATGGCCTGGCCCTG GGTGTTGGTATATAGCAGAGAACAAGCAGACACCTTCTGAGCAGAATGTTTCTGTAGAAGTGCCACAAATAAATACTTCAGAGGCAGACCTGTCCACCCTGAAGTCCTATCCCTGGCAGACGTGCTGCCTGTCCTTAGAAGGTGGTTTGCATCTAGCTGAGGACCTTGGCACAAACCCTGGCCAGAAACTCTGTGGGGCACGTGTGCAGTTTCACCAGCACACTGGAGAGGAACTCTTTAGAAGAGACGTGGGTAAGACCTTTATGAAGAGCCACACCGTCCATGCATCCAAGAAGTCTTTCACATTCCAGGAGTCTGGGAAGGATTTCCCTTGTAGCTCTGGCCTTCTCCAGCACCAGGTCACTCCACAAAAGGACACCGAGTTTGTAGAGGCCTTTCACAATGGAGAAAAGCGTTAcaagtgcagtgaatgtgggaaagctttcTGCCGTAAATACAGGCTTGCTCAGCACCAGAGAGTCCACACTGGAGAAAGACCTTatgaatgcagtgaatgtgggaaagtcTTTAGATGCAACTCCAACCTTGTTATACATAGAAGAATTCACACTGgggaaaggccttatgagtgtaGAGAATGTGGGAAGTTCTTTAGACAAAACGCCCAACTTATTGTTcaccagagaattcacactggagcCAAGCCTTacgagtgcagtgaatgtgggaaaaccttcatTACTAAAAGCAAACTTATTCAGCACCAGAGAGTCCACACTGGAGAGAGACCTTATGAATGTGGAGAATGCAGAAAAGCCTTCACCTATAAACGCATGCTTGTTCAGCATCAGAGAGTCCACACTGGAGagaggccttatgagtgcagtgaatgtgggaaagtcTTTAGGTACATCGCCAGCCTCATTAAACATAGAAGAATTCACACTGgggaaaggccttatgagtgtaGTGAATGTGGGAAGTCCTTTAGGCAAAGGGCCCACCTTCAGGTCcaccagagaattcacactggagcAAAGACTTAcaagtgcagtgaatgtgggaaatgtTTTAGCCAAAACTCTATTCTCACTACGCaccagagagttcacactggTGAAAGGCCTTAtaagtgcagtgaatgtggaaagTGTTTTAGCCAAAGCTCTACTCTTATTAAGCACCAGAGTTCACattggagaaaaaccatatga